From the genome of Candidatus Methylomirabilota bacterium:
CGGCTCGTGCGCCTGGGCGTGCTCCTCCACGACCGGCCGGGCGCGCTCGCCCGTCTCACCGCGCTCATCGCGCAGGAGCGCGCCAACATCGTCCACATCGAGCACGACCGCGCGTTCGCGCACGGCGGGATCGGCGAAACGCAGGTGGAGCTGACGCTCGAGACCTCGGGGCGCGCACAGATCGACGCGCTCACGCAGCGGCTCGTGGCCGCCGGCTACCGCGTCGAGGAGCGGACGGGCTAGCTAGGCGCCGGGCGCCTCGGGGCTCGTGCCGTCGGTGGGCTCGAAGTCGAGGCGGTCGCGGAACGCCTCGTCGAACCGCCAGCCGGGGAGGGTCTGGGCGAGCTGCCGCTCGTCCTGGATCGGGCCGTGCTCGGCGCGATAGCGGACGATCGCCCAGACCTCGGCCGGACCGAGACCGGGGAGTTCCAGCAGCTCGAGCGCGTTCGCGAGGTTGACGCGCACCTTGGTCGCCATGGCGCACCCCCTTGCGAGGGATCTCGCGCCTACGTAAGCACCGCGGCGCCGCGCATGTCAAGGGGACCCGGCATCGAGCGTCGACGCGAGGAACTTCGTGATCTCGCGCTTGGCGCCGCGGCGCGTCCAGCGGGTGAGGATCAGGCCGGCGATGCCGATGGCGAAGACGAGCTCGAGCGCCTCGAGGTGTCGCCCCGCCAGGATGGACATGCGGACCAGGTCCGCCGCCATGATCGCGACCGACGCCGCCAGGACGAGGGGGCGGCCACGAGGCGCCCGGCGCGCGCCGCTGTCACGACCTAGCGCGTCGCGGCCGCTGACAGCGCGCCGCTGATGGCCGCGTGGGCCTGCTCGGCCAGCCGGCGCGCGGCCAACTTCGGGTCCAGGCCCGGGTCGGGATGGATCGGGGGGTGGTAGGTGATGCGGATGCGGCCGGGTCGCGGGAACGCGCGGCCCGGCGGCCAGGCGGCGTGGCCGCCGTCGATCGTCACCGGCAGGACCGGCGCCCCGACCGACACCGCCAGGCGGAACGCCCCGAGCTTGAAGCGCCGCACGCCGCCGTCCAGAGTCCGCTCGCCCTCGGGAAAGATCATCACGACCTGCCCCGACTGCAGCAAGCGCACGGCCTCCCGCGCCGCGCGCGGGTCGGCCGACTCGATCTGGACGGGGAACGCGCGGAGGAGGCGGATCAACCGGCCGAACACCGGCACCTCGAAGAGCCGGCTCCACGCCATGTAATAGACGCGCCGGCGGACGGGGATCGACACGAGCGGCGGGTCGGCGTACGTCTGGTGGTTCGGCGTGATGATGAGGGGCCCCGAGCCCGGAATGTGCTCGACGCCGACCAGCTCCAGGCCGAAATAGACTCGGCAGAGGGCGCGCATCGCGGGACGGAACAGGTCCAGGACCGGGGTCCGCACCCGCCTAGCCTACACAAAAAACGGGGCCGGGATACTCCCCGGCCCCGCGTACGACCCGTGATCTTGGGGGGTTACTCGTCGTCGCCGACGGCCTCGGCCTCAAGCTCGCTCGTGCCGCGCTGGCCGCCGAACCGCTCGAGCTGATCCTGGCAGCGCACGCAGGTCTGAACCTCCGGCAGCGCGCGCAGCCGGGCGGGAGAGATGGGCTCGCTGCACTCCACGCACGTGCCGTACTCGCCATCGTTCAGGCGGTCGAGCGCGGCGGACAGCCGGTTCACCCGGTCCACAAGGAGCTCGCGCGTGGCGAACCCGATTTCCCGGTCCTCGTTCGCCCGGATCTCGTCGACCTCGTCGGCGAAGGGGGAGTTGTCGCCGATCGCCCCAGGCACCTCTTCGAGCGCCACGGCCCCACCCATCTGGCGGAGCCGGCCAACGGCCATCTGGAGATCCTGCTCTAGCCGCTTCCGAATGTTGTCCATAGTGACCCTCCCAGTGCGACTTGCACCGAGTGCTGCAATTGAGATGCCGAGCATGGGACGGATGGATGCGGGTTCTAATTCATTGAAAAATCAGCCAACGCAGATCCCTGGAACCCCAGGGCTCCGGGCAGAATGCCAGGCTCGTGACACTTTCACGGCAGAGTGGGGGCCTTTCAGTCAGATCCGGAAAACGACCGCGGACAGAACCTCCGGGTTCCGCTCGAGGGCTGCACCCCTCGAGCGGAACCCAAGAGCGGGTCAGGCGACCAGGACTCGACTGCTCACGCGCGGCTGCGCGTGGCCTCTCGCGTGGCCTCTATTGCGCCTTCCGTCCAGATGCTGTGCTTGCGCGTCTCCGGCATCACGAAGACGGCGATCAGGAACATGATCGCCGGAAGCCCGATGGGATAAACCAGGGCCCAGAAGAGGGGGTCGCTGGAGCCCATCTCCACCGCCTTGGCGTAGGCCGCCGTGGTGATGATGGGCACGAGACCGCCGCCCCAGCCGTTGCCGATGTGATAAGGCACTGACACCGAGGTGTAGCGGATGCGCCCGGGGAAGAACTCCGCCAGGAATGCCCCGATCGGTCCGTACGTCATGCCGACGTAGTTGACCAGGATTACGACGATGACGACCGCCATCGTGGCGTTGAGGGTCTTGGGATCGGCGTAGACGCCCAGCGCCGTGTAGAGCGGGTAGTACGTGAGGGAGGCGAGGGCCATGCCGCCGAGGATGATCGGCTTCCGGCCGATCTTGTCCGAGAGCCAGCCCCAGAAGATCAGCGTCGGGGTCGCGATCAGCAGCGCGGCGCCGATGATGTAGCTGGAGGTGAGCACGTCGAGCTTCTTGACCGATTGGAGGTAAAACAGCGCCCAGAACTGGCCGCTGTACCAGACGCACCCCTGTCCCAGCACGACCACGCTGGCGATCGCCACGTACTTGAAGTTGTTGCTCAGGAAGGCCTCGCGCCACGGATTGGTCGCGGTCCGGCCCTTCGCCTTGATCTCCTGGAAGATCGGCGTTTCACCCAGCGAGAGCCGGATCCAGATCGCGATGGCGACCAGGAGGAGCGAGATGATGAACGGCACGCGCCAGCCCCAGTCGTTGAACGCTTCGACGCCCAGATAGGTCCGGACCCCGATGATAATCGCCAGCGACAGGACGATGCCGAGCGTCGGCGACGTCTGGAGCCAGCCGGTGTAGTAGCCCCGCTTCGCGTCCTCGATGTGCTCGGCGACGTAGGTGATGGCGCCGCCGTACTCACCGCCGAGGCAGAGACCCTGGATCAGGCGGAGGGCGAAGAGGATGAAGGCCGCGGCGAGTCCGATCGAGGCGTAGCTGGGAACGAAGCCGATGAACGCCGTCCCCAGGCCCATGCCGGTCAGCGTGACGATGAAGGTGTACTTCCGGCCCACCTTGTCGCCGAGCCAGCCGAAGAGGAACGCCCCCAGCGGCCGGATCAGGAAGCCGACCGAGAAGATCGCCACGGTGCTGAGGAAGGCCGCGACCGGGTGGCTCTTCTCGAAAAACTTGGCCGCGAGGATCGAGGCCAGGCTGCCGAAGATGTAGAAGTCGTACCACTCGATGATGTTGCCGACGGACGCGGCGATGACGACCCGTCGGAGTTCTTTGAGCGGAACCTTAGCCGGCATTGGCCCCCCTGTTGGTCATTGCACCGTTGACCGAATGAGTTGAGGAACAGAAGCGGAACCATGTCGCCCAGCGTTCTCGGGTAGCCTGTTCATACCTCGGGCGTCCTGCGTGCAGGGGCTGTGCCAAGGACACCCACAGGCTAACGAGTTGATTCTTGGCGAGACCGGACCCTGCGACGAGAGCGAGAGGTGGTGCCGGCACCAAGAAATCGGTGGTATCGGCACCCTGCCGCAGCGCGTGATGACCGCCGCGGCAAGACGCCGGGAGAGCTAGCTTTCCTGCTCCTCGTACTTGTTCTTGAGGGTCGCGACCACGTTCGGGTCGGCGAGCGTCGTGGTGTCGCCGAGCGCCCGCCCCTCGGCGATGTCGCGCAGGAGCCGGCGCATGATCTTGCCGCTCCGGGTCTTCGGCAGCTCGGCGGAGAAGATGATGTCGTCCGGGCGCGCGAGCGAGCCGATCTTCTTGGTGACGTGCTGCTTGAGCTCGTCCATCAGCGCGGGCGTCGCGCTCACGCCGCTCTTGAGCGTGACGAACGCCGCGATCGCCTGGCCCTTGATGTCGTGGTTCTTGCCGATGACCGCGGCCTCGGCGACCGCCTTGTGGTCCACGAGCGCCGACTCGACCTCCATCGTCGAAACGCGGTGGCCCGAGACGTTCATGACGTCGTCCACGCGCCCGAGGAGCCAGAAGTAGCCGTCCTCGTCGCGCTTGGCGCCGTCGCCCGTGAAATAGATGTTGTCGTACTTCGACCAGTACTGCTTGACGTAGCGGTCGGGGTCGCCCCAGATCCCGCGCAGCATCGCCGGATAGGGCTTCTTGATCACGAGGTACCCCGACGTCGCGGGGTTGCCCTTCTCGTCGAGCACGTCGGCGTCGACGCCCGGGAAGGGCCGCGTGGCCGAGCCGGGCTTGAGCGTGGTGATGCCGGGCAGCGGCGTGATCAAGATCTGGCCCGTCTCGGTCTGCCACCAGGTGTCGACCACGGGACAGCGACCGCCGCCGATGACCTTCCAGTACCACACCCACGCCTCGGGGTTGATCGGCTCGCCGACCGTCCCGAGGAGCCGGAGGCTCGAGAGGTCGCAGCGCTTCGGGAACTCCTCGCCCCACTTCATGAACGTCCGGATCGCGGTCGGCGCCGTGTAGATGATGCTGATCCCGTACTTCTCGACGATCCGCCAGAAGCGGTCCTTGTCGGGATGGTCCGGCGTGCCCTCGTACATGACGGTCGTGGCGCCGTTGGCGAGCGGCGCGTAGACGATGTACGAGTGACCGGTGACCCAGCCGATGTCGGCCGTGCACCAGTAGACGTCCTCCTCGTGGATGTCGAAGATCCACTTGTGCGTGGCGGTGACGCCGGTGAGGTAGCCGCCCGTCGTGTGGATGATCCCCTTGGGCTTTCCCGTCGAGCCCGACGTGTAGAGGAGGTACAGCAGGTCCTCGGAGTCCATCGGCTCCGCGGGACACCGGGCGGGGACGTCCTTGACAAACTCGTCCCACCAGACGTCGCGGCCGTTCTGCATCTCGACGGCCTGCCCCGTGCGCTTGAGTA
Proteins encoded in this window:
- a CDS encoding helix-hairpin-helix domain-containing protein; translation: MATKVRVNLANALELLELPGLGPAEVWAIVRYRAEHGPIQDERQLAQTLPGWRFDEAFRDRLDFEPTDGTSPEAPGA
- a CDS encoding lysophospholipid acyltransferase family protein is translated as MRTPVLDLFRPAMRALCRVYFGLELVGVEHIPGSGPLIITPNHQTYADPPLVSIPVRRRVYYMAWSRLFEVPVFGRLIRLLRAFPVQIESADPRAAREAVRLLQSGQVVMIFPEGERTLDGGVRRFKLGAFRLAVSVGAPVLPVTIDGGHAAWPPGRAFPRPGRIRITYHPPIHPDPGLDPKLAARRLAEQAHAAISGALSAAATR
- a CDS encoding TraR/DksA family transcriptional regulator, which produces MALEEVPGAIGDNSPFADEVDEIRANEDREIGFATRELLVDRVNRLSAALDRLNDGEYGTCVECSEPISPARLRALPEVQTCVRCQDQLERFGGQRGTSELEAEAVGDDE
- a CDS encoding MFS transporter, which produces MPAKVPLKELRRVVIAASVGNIIEWYDFYIFGSLASILAAKFFEKSHPVAAFLSTVAIFSVGFLIRPLGAFLFGWLGDKVGRKYTFIVTLTGMGLGTAFIGFVPSYASIGLAAAFILFALRLIQGLCLGGEYGGAITYVAEHIEDAKRGYYTGWLQTSPTLGIVLSLAIIIGVRTYLGVEAFNDWGWRVPFIISLLLVAIAIWIRLSLGETPIFQEIKAKGRTATNPWREAFLSNNFKYVAIASVVVLGQGCVWYSGQFWALFYLQSVKKLDVLTSSYIIGAALLIATPTLIFWGWLSDKIGRKPIILGGMALASLTYYPLYTALGVYADPKTLNATMAVVIVVILVNYVGMTYGPIGAFLAEFFPGRIRYTSVSVPYHIGNGWGGGLVPIITTAAYAKAVEMGSSDPLFWALVYPIGLPAIMFLIAVFVMPETRKHSIWTEGAIEATREATRSRA
- the acs gene encoding acetate--CoA ligase; translation: MAQAKPKADVPIQVLLRENRRFPPPKAFVKNALVNKASVYARAQKNFVKFWEQRAKELHWFKPWKKGLEWKPPYAKWFVGGKLNVAYNCLDRHVTGPRRTKAAIIWEGEPGDSRVLTYWDLYREVNRFAAALKRQGVKKGDRVTIYMPMVPELPIAMLACARIGAAHSVIFGGFSPEAVRERIHDADSSLVITADGGWRRGAIVPLKKNTDEALRGAPGVKTVIVLKRTGQAVEMQNGRDVWWDEFVKDVPARCPAEPMDSEDLLYLLYTSGSTGKPKGIIHTTGGYLTGVTATHKWIFDIHEEDVYWCTADIGWVTGHSYIVYAPLANGATTVMYEGTPDHPDKDRFWRIVEKYGISIIYTAPTAIRTFMKWGEEFPKRCDLSSLRLLGTVGEPINPEAWVWYWKVIGGGRCPVVDTWWQTETGQILITPLPGITTLKPGSATRPFPGVDADVLDEKGNPATSGYLVIKKPYPAMLRGIWGDPDRYVKQYWSKYDNIYFTGDGAKRDEDGYFWLLGRVDDVMNVSGHRVSTMEVESALVDHKAVAEAAVIGKNHDIKGQAIAAFVTLKSGVSATPALMDELKQHVTKKIGSLARPDDIIFSAELPKTRSGKIMRRLLRDIAEGRALGDTTTLADPNVVATLKNKYEEQES